In Caloramator sp. E03, the sequence ATTGGGAATTACCAGGATTTCTGTAACATGAATCTAAAAGTTCCTATACTACTTTTAAACTGTCAATCCATAAGCGCCAATGAAAATGGATTGCATATCTACCAGAAACTTGATCCAATGCAAGTTTGCAATTGTATACAACAAGAAATACTTCGTAGTCGACAAAATGATTTTAAAAAGGAAGAAATACTAAATATACTTGAGGCTGGCTATGGTATCCAGGCAATCATTGATACTGCCAGGAAATTTATACAGAATTCCTTATCACCATTTGCAGCCCACCAGTTTCTCAATTATTGCAGTCAGCTCCAATTGCCTTAATAACTATATACTTTGCCCTCACTCCCGTCCCTTTGCACTACAAGGGACGGTTACTTATTTTATATATTTTGATATAATTTATTATTTTAACAATTACAAATTCAAAACCCCCTAAAAAATTAGCATCCCCCTGCCCCATAACCTAGTTAGTATGATATTTCAAATAGTAAGTAACTGTTCCTAGTCTTGTCTATATTTGATATTTTAGAAACTGATTTAAGACAACCGACCATATATTTTGTTTTCATCCTTAATGGTGACACTTATGTGATTTGTGGCTGTCCCTCACTTGTTAGCAAATTAGTTTAGTATCATACATAATAAGTAACTGTCCCTCGGCTTGTCTATAAAAAAAGTAAGGCTTTTGCCTTACTCAAACATATCGATTATTTCATATTTATTATTTTTAAGCATTGCAGGGTAAAATCTTTTAGATTTTAAAGCTTCAATAAAATCCACCTCATCCCTTATATTATCCTCAAAATAAGTAGCAAAAACCCCAACCTTATCAATTACATGGGCATCGCTTCCTCCAGTGCAGGGAATACCAAATTCCTTTGCCATTGCAAGCCCATAAAGATTGTGATGAAGGAAAGTACTCCCATTAAAAGCCTCAACCCCTGATAATCTATTGTAAACATTTCTTATATTATCTCCAAGTCCCCTGTTGTTGTTTCTAAAGGGATGGGCACTTATTCCAACACCCTTTTTCTCATCTATAAAATCCATAAGTTCATTGACTCCAATTGTATTATCGGGAATATGCACCCTTTCCCTTACAAAAGTTAAAACATCTCCTTCTTTAGTTAAAATTTCTGCCCCTGCTATTATTAAAAAATCGTTTCTTCGTGAATATTCTTCTATTTCATCCCTTATAAAATTGTTATCATGATTTGTAATACATATACCATCCAATCCCAACATCTTTGCCCTGTCTATAATCTCTTGTAAAGTTATTTTGCTGTCGCTTGAATATTTCATTTCATGAAGATGCAGATCAATAAGCATTATTAATCCTCCAATACATATAAACTCAACAAAATATATCATAAAATATAATGTTATATTAGATTTATTATTTATTTAAATATTTTTACATTGTATTAGAAATTTCTATTACTGTTCTTTAAAATAATTAATCATGATAAAATAACTATGGCAAATAACTTTAAAGGGGGAAACACGATGAAAATGAAGAAACTATTATCTCTAATTTTAGCAGCAATAATTGCATTTAGTATTGCTGGATGTCAAAGCAAAACTTCAGCAACACAAACAGAGCAAAAACCAAAGGAAAGCAAAACGCTTAAAGTTGTTGCTGCAATGGGCAGCAAGGAAAAGATTTTTGCAGAATTTGAAAAGGACACAGGAATCAAAGTTGAATTTCTTGATATATCCTCTGGAGAAGTATTATCAAGAGCCAAAGCACAAAAGGGAACTCCAATCGCTGATGTATGGTTTGGAGGCGGTGCAGACGGATTTATGGCAGCTGCAAAGGAAGGTCTTTTAGAAAGTTATGTATCAAAGGAAGCGTCAAACATATCAGATGCATACAAGGATAAAGACGGATATTGGACTGGTATGACAATAGTTACAGCAGGACTTGTTGTTAACGAAGATGTTTTAAAAGAAAAGAAACTTCCAGTTCCAAAGAAGTGGGCTGATTTAACAAATCCTGTATATAAAGATGAAATACTTATGCCAAACCCAAATATTTCGGGTACAAGCTTTTGTATAATATCATCCCTTATTCAAGTTTGGGGAGAGGACAAAACTTGGAACTACTTAAGCGATTTAAACAAAAACATACCATATTACCCACAAAGAGGTGGAGAACCTCCACAAAAGGCAGTTGCAGGAGAAGTTGCAATAGGTATATCACCTCTTGATGGAGAGCAGATAGCAAAGGGACAGGGCCATAACGTATTAAATATATTCCCTGAAGATGGTATTCCATGGACAGTTGCACCTGTTGCTATCTTCAAAGGTGCAGAAAATATGGATGGTGCAAAGGCATTCGTTGATTGGGTATTATCAAAGAAGGGCCAGGAAACTATAGTAAATCTCTGCCCAAGACTTCCTGTTAGAAGCGACATTGCAACCCCAGAAGTTATGAAGGATGCAAAGGTTGAAAATCTTATGAAGGCTGACATATTTAAAGCTGGAAGCGACAGAGAACAAATACTAAAAACTTGGAATGAAAAAATTAAAAAATAGCTATAAATGAGGGATTGTATGATTAGCTATAGTAATGAAAGGGTATCTTACAAAGATACCCTTATTTCGAAATTAAAAGAAAATATAATATTTATTCTTTTATATGCAATAATAATAACCTTTATATTATGGCCAATAATATCAGTAATTTTAAACAGCATATTTATAGATGGGCGTTTTTCTCTTGAGGCCTATAAACAGCTGACATTAAAGAGCACAAAACTTTTGTACAATAGCTTTTTAGTAGCAGCTTTATCTACTTTTTTTGCAATAATCATATCTATAATTATTGCAATTTATATGACACAAATAAAAGGCATTTTAAAAAAATTTATATATATACTTTTACTTATAAGCATGATATCCCCACCCTATGTAGACTCTCTTTCCTTTATAATACTTTTTGGTAAAAGAGGGCTTATAACCTATAGAGTTCTTCATCTTCACTTAAATCCTTATGGTTTTATTGGTATTGTTATT encodes:
- a CDS encoding ABC transporter substrate-binding protein; translated protein: MKMKKLLSLILAAIIAFSIAGCQSKTSATQTEQKPKESKTLKVVAAMGSKEKIFAEFEKDTGIKVEFLDISSGEVLSRAKAQKGTPIADVWFGGGADGFMAAAKEGLLESYVSKEASNISDAYKDKDGYWTGMTIVTAGLVVNEDVLKEKKLPVPKKWADLTNPVYKDEILMPNPNISGTSFCIISSLIQVWGEDKTWNYLSDLNKNIPYYPQRGGEPPQKAVAGEVAIGISPLDGEQIAKGQGHNVLNIFPEDGIPWTVAPVAIFKGAENMDGAKAFVDWVLSKKGQETIVNLCPRLPVRSDIATPEVMKDAKVENLMKADIFKAGSDREQILKTWNEKIKK
- a CDS encoding PHP domain-containing protein, yielding MLIDLHLHEMKYSSDSKITLQEIIDRAKMLGLDGICITNHDNNFIRDEIEEYSRRNDFLIIAGAEILTKEGDVLTFVRERVHIPDNTIGVNELMDFIDEKKGVGISAHPFRNNNRGLGDNIRNVYNRLSGVEAFNGSTFLHHNLYGLAMAKEFGIPCTGGSDAHVIDKVGVFATYFEDNIRDEVDFIEALKSKRFYPAMLKNNKYEIIDMFE